Proteins encoded by one window of Thalassoroseus pseudoceratinae:
- a CDS encoding 2-hydroxyacid dehydrogenase — MKVALFSTKPYDRKFFKQANQESPHELTFLEPRLTPLTAPLAKGYDAACLFVNDQADAETLEVLADSGVKVLALRCAGFNNVDLNAAERLGLTVVRVPAYSPHAVAEHTVGLMLTLNRQIHRGYNRVREGNFALDGLLGFDLHEKVVGIIGTGIIGAVVAKILSGFGCHLLAYDVRENPDCVELGVNYTSLDEIYAKSDVITLHCPLTPQTHHLINADAIAEMKPGVMLINTSRGGIVETPAVIDGLKTSRVGSLGIDVYEEEGDLFFEDLSNFVIRDDVFARLLTFPNVLVTGHQAFFTEEALQQIAGTTLGNLQDLADGRECPNEVSAAKLSGG; from the coding sequence ATGAAAGTCGCGTTGTTCAGCACGAAGCCCTACGATCGAAAGTTCTTCAAACAAGCCAATCAGGAATCTCCTCATGAGTTGACGTTCCTCGAGCCTCGGCTGACGCCATTAACGGCACCGTTGGCTAAGGGTTACGATGCTGCTTGCTTGTTTGTTAACGATCAAGCGGACGCCGAGACACTCGAAGTGCTAGCGGACAGTGGTGTGAAAGTTCTCGCGTTACGGTGTGCCGGGTTTAACAACGTCGATCTTAACGCAGCGGAACGACTCGGGCTAACGGTTGTGCGAGTGCCCGCATATTCGCCACACGCAGTCGCGGAGCATACCGTCGGTTTGATGCTTACTCTAAACCGACAAATCCATCGCGGCTACAACCGAGTCCGTGAAGGTAACTTTGCACTCGATGGGCTCTTGGGTTTTGACCTTCATGAAAAAGTTGTTGGTATCATCGGCACGGGAATCATTGGGGCCGTAGTTGCGAAAATCTTGAGCGGCTTCGGTTGCCATTTGCTTGCATATGATGTGCGAGAGAATCCTGATTGTGTTGAACTTGGAGTCAACTACACTTCGCTCGATGAGATTTATGCCAAATCGGATGTCATCACATTGCACTGCCCTCTGACTCCGCAAACACACCATCTCATCAATGCAGATGCCATTGCAGAAATGAAACCGGGAGTCATGTTGATCAACACCAGCCGCGGTGGCATCGTCGAAACACCTGCCGTGATCGATGGCTTGAAGACCAGCCGCGTGGGATCACTGGGAATTGACGTTTACGAAGAAGAAGGCGACTTATTTTTCGAGGATCTTTCGAATTTTGTCATTCGGGACGATGTCTTCGCCCGGCTTTTGACGTTTCCGAATGTCTTGGTCACGGGGCATCAAGCGTTTTTCACCGAAGAAGCCCTACAACAGATAGCCGGGACCACGCTGGGCAATCTGCAAGACCTTGCAGACGGTCGAGAGTGCCCCAACGAAGTCTCCGCCGCGAAACTTTCCGGCGGTTAG
- a CDS encoding SPFH domain-containing protein, with amino-acid sequence MGLFEKLRNELIDIIEWLDDSHSTLVWRFPRYQNEIKNGAQLIVRPGQVAIFVHRGELADVFEPGNYTLKTDNLPLLSTLQGWKYGFDSPFRSEVYFVSTKKLTGLKWGTPNPIMLRDPEFGPIRLRAFGTYSLKCQDPRALLTELVGTDSEFDSNEVNELLRSIIVEAFTDMLGEKNIAALDLASNYREISKELREYAVERVDDEYGLDLPDMFIVNISLPEAVEKAMDTRTSMGVIGDMGKYQAYQMGTAIEAAANNPAGGGASEGMGLGMGFAMANKFAQGGAAPAGAPVPPPPPQAVQWHTSSNGQTSPPMSEQQLGSQISAGQITPETYVWSAGMSGWQPASQVPQLAVYFRQTPPPPPPAAP; translated from the coding sequence ATGGGATTGTTCGAGAAACTACGAAATGAACTCATCGACATTATTGAGTGGTTGGACGATTCCCACTCAACGTTGGTGTGGCGGTTCCCTCGATATCAAAACGAGATCAAGAATGGAGCCCAGTTAATTGTCCGCCCCGGTCAAGTGGCGATTTTTGTGCATCGTGGAGAACTGGCCGACGTTTTCGAGCCCGGCAACTACACGCTGAAGACTGACAACCTGCCTCTGCTTTCGACCTTGCAAGGTTGGAAATACGGCTTCGACAGCCCGTTTCGCTCGGAAGTTTACTTCGTTAGCACGAAGAAACTGACTGGGCTTAAGTGGGGTACGCCGAATCCCATTATGCTCCGCGATCCGGAATTTGGTCCAATTCGACTGCGGGCCTTTGGAACGTACTCGTTGAAGTGCCAGGATCCGCGGGCTTTGCTGACTGAACTTGTCGGTACGGACTCGGAGTTCGATAGCAACGAAGTCAACGAGTTGCTGCGGTCGATCATCGTTGAAGCATTTACGGATATGCTCGGCGAAAAAAACATCGCGGCTCTGGATTTGGCGTCGAATTATCGCGAGATCTCGAAGGAGTTGCGTGAGTACGCCGTCGAACGCGTGGACGATGAGTACGGCTTGGATTTGCCGGACATGTTCATCGTCAACATTTCGCTGCCGGAAGCCGTCGAAAAGGCGATGGACACACGCACGAGCATGGGCGTGATTGGCGATATGGGAAAATATCAGGCGTATCAGATGGGAACGGCGATCGAAGCTGCGGCCAACAACCCCGCGGGTGGCGGTGCTTCCGAAGGGATGGGACTTGGGATGGGATTCGCGATGGCAAACAAATTTGCGCAAGGCGGAGCAGCTCCGGCTGGAGCGCCAGTCCCACCGCCTCCGCCGCAAGCAGTGCAATGGCACACTTCATCGAATGGCCAAACATCTCCACCGATGAGTGAGCAACAACTCGGTAGTCAGATCAGTGCTGGCCAAATCACGCCGGAAACTTACGTCTGGAGTGCAGGCATGTCCGGCTGGCAACCAGCAAGCCAAGTCCCGCAGTTGGCAGTCTACTTTCGGCAAACGCCACCGCCGCCACCTCCGGCAGCTCCGTAA
- a CDS encoding DUF5060 domain-containing protein, protein MFRYLTLVPMVLWLCTSSVLADDAVTISGERRPWRTITLTLDGPAMSETDTEPNPFTDIRFEVRFRHESGSPDYLVPGYFAADGQAANTSATSGNKWRAHLSPDKAGQWSYEIRFHRGSLVALDRNVTSSAVAPFDGITGQFTIEPIASGSNHPRDRGRLQYVGKRYLRFAQSGEYFLKAGADAPETLLGYRDFDGTVARKKKVPLKTWAPHIRDWRTGDPTWKNGKGKGLIGAINYLSGKGVNAFSFLTYNAGGDGDNVWPFVERDDKRHYDCSKLDQWGIVFEHGTNLGMYLHFKLQETENDDNRHRRGKNVPESLDGGDLGPERKLYCREIIARFAHNLALNWNLGEENTQSTQQQRAMAKYIHELDPYNHLIVVHTYPNQQDKVYRPLLGKGSVLRGCSLQNSHIKDTHHQTVKWVEESAEAGQPWVVAFDESGSAAHGQAPDLGYQGFDGKDRTGKFIYTQHEVRRQTLWGALMGGGAGVEYYFGYQFPENDLLAEDWRSRDQSWDYCRIALKFFRDHQIPIAELENHDELVGNPKHDNSCYCFAKPGEIYLVYQPGGKKHSLDLTDQQGPFEIAWFNPRTGGELQSASITSIKGGQTSTLGQPPSDANEDWLAIARRKK, encoded by the coding sequence ATGTTTCGATACCTCACTCTCGTCCCGATGGTTCTTTGGCTATGCACATCCTCGGTACTTGCGGATGACGCCGTTACAATTTCTGGTGAACGGAGACCGTGGCGGACCATCACACTGACGCTTGATGGCCCCGCCATGAGCGAGACTGACACGGAACCGAATCCGTTTACCGACATTCGCTTCGAGGTTCGTTTCCGACATGAATCCGGTTCACCGGATTATCTTGTGCCGGGTTACTTCGCTGCGGACGGACAAGCCGCCAATACATCCGCGACTTCCGGAAACAAGTGGCGTGCCCATCTTTCGCCGGACAAGGCGGGGCAATGGTCTTACGAGATCCGTTTTCACCGCGGTTCACTCGTGGCACTCGACCGCAATGTCACCTCGAGTGCCGTTGCCCCATTCGACGGCATCACTGGGCAGTTTACGATTGAGCCGATCGCATCGGGGTCAAACCATCCCCGTGATCGCGGGCGTTTGCAGTACGTCGGGAAACGATATCTTCGATTTGCTCAATCTGGCGAGTACTTTTTGAAGGCCGGTGCCGACGCGCCGGAAACTCTGCTGGGCTATCGGGATTTCGATGGCACGGTTGCCCGGAAAAAGAAAGTTCCCTTGAAAACGTGGGCACCTCACATTCGCGATTGGCGAACGGGCGATCCGACCTGGAAAAACGGAAAAGGCAAGGGGCTCATCGGTGCGATCAATTACCTCTCCGGCAAAGGCGTCAACGCGTTTTCATTTCTGACATACAATGCTGGCGGAGATGGCGACAACGTTTGGCCATTCGTCGAGCGAGATGACAAACGGCACTACGATTGCTCGAAACTCGACCAGTGGGGCATCGTCTTCGAACATGGCACGAACTTGGGAATGTATCTGCATTTCAAGTTGCAGGAGACAGAAAACGATGACAATCGCCATCGGCGAGGAAAGAACGTTCCCGAATCGTTGGATGGTGGCGACTTGGGCCCCGAACGCAAATTGTATTGCCGAGAAATTATTGCTCGGTTCGCCCATAACTTGGCATTGAACTGGAATCTCGGGGAAGAGAACACGCAGTCAACGCAGCAACAACGCGCAATGGCGAAGTACATCCACGAGCTCGACCCGTACAATCATTTGATCGTTGTTCATACCTATCCCAACCAGCAAGACAAGGTGTATCGACCATTGCTCGGCAAAGGCTCCGTGCTTCGTGGATGCTCGCTGCAGAATAGTCATATCAAGGACACACATCATCAGACTGTGAAGTGGGTTGAAGAGTCCGCAGAGGCGGGCCAGCCTTGGGTGGTCGCGTTCGATGAATCTGGCTCGGCAGCTCACGGCCAAGCTCCCGACTTGGGTTACCAGGGGTTCGATGGCAAAGACCGAACGGGCAAGTTCATCTACACCCAACACGAAGTTCGTCGCCAAACTCTTTGGGGCGCCCTCATGGGTGGTGGTGCCGGGGTGGAGTATTACTTTGGCTATCAATTCCCCGAGAATGACCTGCTTGCCGAGGATTGGCGAAGTCGTGACCAAAGTTGGGATTACTGCCGAATTGCATTGAAGTTCTTTCGCGACCACCAGATTCCGATTGCAGAGTTGGAGAATCACGACGAACTTGTCGGCAACCCAAAGCACGACAACTCTTGCTATTGCTTCGCGAAGCCCGGGGAGATCTATCTCGTTTACCAACCCGGTGGCAAGAAACATTCGCTAGACCTTACTGATCAACAGGGCCCATTCGAGATCGCTTGGTTCAATCCACGAACGGGGGGTGAACTGCAATCGGCGTCAATAACGAGCATCAAAGGCGGTCAGACATCGACACTGGGGCAACCACCGTCCGATGCCAATGAGGACTGGCTTGCAATCGCTCGTCGGAAAAAGTGA
- a CDS encoding FAD-dependent oxidoreductase codes for MQSRSTRREFLASAIGLPLVLSGCDRNPSQRTIPPGELVGASANVGHRLRERKRFEVPQDRWQKSRVVIVGAGIAGLSAARRLQKHGIKDFQILELESHAGGTSRSGSHNGFQYPWGAHYLPAPTAANVDLVDLLDEMGVVDGRTTDGEPIIAEQCLCRAPQERVYYKGAWYEGLYVTTDETKSDREQYSRFRQLVGKFADFRDEAGRRAFGLPISSCTQDAQITALDHITMSEWLKRQGLTSPKLHDLIDYCCRDDYGLRCERTSAWAGLFYFAARLPHSGAKTQPFITWPEGNGRIVNHLRERNGSRLKTSWAVAEVIPSIADSNEPVQVIAVSSDGSETIGLQADRVIMATPQFVTPYMIRDWRENRPEHIQSFEYSSWVVANLFLKDRPATRDSDYPLCWDNVIADSPSLGYVVATHQALVDYGPTVLTWYLPLCDAETHIARQELLNEGREAWADAALSDIERAHPDIRRLTTRVDVMRWGHAMIQPTPGLIWGPDRQAAIEPYHGIAFANSDLSGVALFEEAFDQGNRAADWVANELQQSANAS; via the coding sequence ATGCAGTCTCGTTCGACTCGTCGCGAATTCCTAGCATCAGCCATTGGATTACCCCTTGTCCTCAGTGGGTGCGATCGAAATCCAAGTCAGCGAACAATCCCCCCGGGCGAATTAGTCGGAGCGTCTGCAAATGTCGGACATCGGCTCCGAGAACGAAAACGGTTTGAAGTTCCGCAAGACCGATGGCAGAAATCACGAGTCGTCATCGTCGGGGCGGGAATCGCTGGTTTGTCCGCCGCGCGGCGACTCCAGAAACACGGGATCAAAGATTTTCAGATCCTCGAACTAGAGTCCCACGCCGGTGGCACATCGAGGAGCGGGAGTCACAATGGATTCCAATACCCGTGGGGAGCCCACTATCTACCAGCCCCGACCGCAGCGAACGTTGATCTTGTTGACCTGCTTGACGAGATGGGTGTTGTCGATGGACGCACGACTGACGGTGAACCAATCATCGCCGAACAGTGTCTCTGCCGAGCACCGCAAGAGCGGGTGTACTACAAAGGTGCTTGGTATGAGGGACTATATGTCACGACTGACGAAACGAAATCCGATCGGGAGCAGTATAGCCGATTTCGGCAACTAGTTGGTAAGTTCGCCGATTTCCGAGATGAAGCCGGTCGCCGCGCGTTTGGTTTGCCGATTTCGTCTTGCACTCAAGACGCACAAATTACAGCACTCGATCACATCACCATGTCAGAGTGGTTGAAACGCCAAGGCCTGACATCGCCAAAACTTCACGACCTCATAGATTACTGTTGTCGAGACGATTACGGCCTACGATGCGAGCGAACAAGTGCTTGGGCTGGACTTTTCTACTTTGCGGCGAGACTGCCACATTCCGGTGCCAAAACGCAGCCGTTCATCACATGGCCGGAAGGCAATGGAAGAATCGTGAACCACTTGCGAGAACGTAACGGGTCGCGGCTCAAAACTAGCTGGGCCGTCGCAGAGGTTATCCCCTCTATTGCGGACTCCAATGAACCAGTTCAAGTGATTGCCGTCTCATCGGATGGAAGCGAGACGATCGGTCTACAAGCTGATCGAGTCATCATGGCGACCCCGCAGTTTGTCACCCCCTACATGATCCGAGACTGGCGAGAGAATCGTCCCGAACATATTCAATCGTTTGAGTATAGTTCCTGGGTTGTCGCCAACCTTTTTTTAAAAGATCGACCTGCGACTCGAGACAGTGACTATCCACTTTGCTGGGACAATGTGATCGCAGATAGTCCCTCACTAGGCTATGTTGTGGCCACACATCAGGCACTCGTGGATTATGGTCCGACAGTACTAACATGGTATCTCCCGCTCTGTGATGCTGAAACTCACATCGCACGACAGGAATTGCTGAATGAGGGACGTGAGGCGTGGGCGGACGCAGCGCTTAGCGACATTGAACGGGCTCATCCCGATATCCGCCGACTGACCACTCGAGTTGACGTCATGCGTTGGGGACACGCCATGATCCAGCCCACACCAGGATTGATTTGGGGACCAGACCGGCAAGCGGCTATCGAGCCCTATCATGGAATCGCCTTCGCAAACTCGGATCTATCCGGTGTCGCATTGTTCGAGGAAGCTTTTGACCAAGGCAATCGTGCAGCAGACTGGGTAGCCAACGAACTTCAGCAGAGCGCGAACGCATCCTAG